Proteins from a genomic interval of Aquabacterium sp. J223:
- a CDS encoding AI-2E family transporter gives MKPSRPIHSPGLQQRALIWLLVIVTLAFFWVLLPFYGAVLWGTIVAILFAPVHRRLCQRLNGRENWAALITLALVLVIVVLPLVLLVTSLVQEGARVVAAVQSGQIDFGAYAKSVLQALPSPLQDLLARFGLSDVAEIQRRAAESFGRASQFVASRLLTFGQSTLDLVIDFFIMLYLAFFLLRDGRRLRRGIAARLPLREGDKRVLFDKFTTVIRATVKGNVVVAVTQGALGGLAFWVLGIHAALLWGVVMAFLSLLPAVGAGLVWVPVAVYLLATGAVWQGVALVAFGVLVIGLVDNVLRPVLVGKDTKLPDYLVLISTVGGIALLGLNGFVLGPVVAAIFLSVWDLFSREAAPDDPPPPATPPRAG, from the coding sequence ATGAAGCCCTCGCGCCCCATCCATTCCCCCGGCCTGCAGCAGCGGGCGCTCATCTGGCTGCTGGTGATCGTCACCCTGGCCTTCTTCTGGGTGCTGCTGCCGTTCTACGGCGCGGTGCTGTGGGGGACCATCGTCGCCATCCTGTTCGCCCCGGTGCACCGCCGCTTGTGCCAGCGCCTGAACGGCCGCGAGAACTGGGCCGCGCTGATCACGCTGGCGCTGGTGCTGGTCATCGTCGTGCTGCCGCTGGTGCTGCTGGTCACCTCGCTCGTGCAGGAGGGCGCGCGTGTGGTGGCGGCGGTGCAGTCGGGCCAGATCGACTTCGGCGCCTACGCCAAGAGCGTTCTGCAGGCGCTGCCGTCGCCGCTGCAGGACCTGCTGGCCCGCTTCGGCCTGTCCGACGTGGCCGAGATCCAGCGCCGGGCGGCGGAGAGCTTCGGCCGCGCCAGCCAGTTCGTCGCCAGCCGGCTGCTCACCTTCGGCCAGAGCACGCTCGACCTGGTGATCGACTTCTTCATCATGCTGTACCTCGCCTTCTTCCTGCTGCGCGACGGGCGGCGGCTGCGGCGCGGCATCGCCGCCCGGCTGCCGCTGCGCGAGGGCGACAAGCGGGTGCTGTTCGACAAGTTCACCACCGTCATCCGCGCCACCGTGAAGGGCAACGTGGTGGTGGCGGTGACGCAGGGCGCGCTGGGCGGGCTGGCCTTCTGGGTGCTGGGCATCCACGCCGCGCTGCTGTGGGGCGTGGTGATGGCCTTCCTGTCGCTGCTGCCGGCGGTGGGTGCCGGGCTGGTCTGGGTGCCGGTGGCGGTGTACCTGCTGGCGACCGGCGCGGTGTGGCAGGGCGTGGCGCTGGTCGCCTTCGGCGTGCTGGTCATCGGGCTGGTGGACAACGTGCTGCGCCCCGTCCTCGTCGGCAAGGACACCAAGCTGCCGGACTACCTGGTGCTGATCTCCACCGTCGGCGGCATCGCCCTGCTCGGCCTGAACGGCTTCGTGCTGGGGCCGGTGGTGGCCGCCATCTTCCTGTCGGTGTGGGACCTGTTCAGCCGGGAAGCGGCGCCGGACGACCCGCCGCCCCCCGCCACGCCGCCGCGTGCCGGGTGA
- a CDS encoding lytic transglycosylase domain-containing protein: MTGAGLLAVALLFAGTAARADEPPAPATEEALVAFATPSAPLPVTLAERPALPRAVWPASRVAGLPAPRMLQWLDNAPQVRAIAPWLQEAGQAHGVDPDLLKALIAVESRFDPQARSQMGALGLMQIMPTTANTVATAEEKRKPAAERLLDPRINIHTGARLLSDLIARFGRLDLALAAWNAGEGAVKRQGNQAPPNTLQHIERVLALYAGLLQQRLEGAAAPAAASARER, encoded by the coding sequence ATGACGGGCGCAGGCCTGCTGGCCGTCGCGCTGTTGTTCGCGGGCACGGCCGCCCGTGCGGACGAACCGCCGGCGCCGGCCACCGAGGAGGCGCTGGTGGCGTTCGCCACGCCGTCCGCCCCCCTGCCCGTCACGCTCGCCGAACGTCCGGCGCTGCCGCGCGCGGTGTGGCCGGCCTCGCGCGTGGCCGGCCTGCCGGCGCCGCGCATGCTGCAGTGGCTGGACAACGCCCCGCAGGTGCGCGCGATCGCGCCCTGGCTCCAGGAGGCTGGGCAGGCGCACGGCGTCGACCCCGACCTGCTGAAGGCGCTGATCGCCGTCGAGAGCCGCTTCGACCCGCAGGCGCGCAGCCAGATGGGCGCGCTCGGCCTGATGCAGATCATGCCGACCACCGCCAACACCGTGGCCACCGCGGAAGAAAAGCGCAAACCGGCGGCCGAGCGGCTGCTCGACCCGCGCATCAACATCCACACCGGCGCGCGGCTGCTGTCCGACCTGATCGCCCGCTTCGGCCGGCTGGACCTGGCGCTGGCGGCCTGGAATGCCGGCGAGGGCGCGGTGAAGCGCCAGGGCAACCAGGCGCCGCCGAACACGCTGCAGCACATCGAGCGCGTGCTGGCGCTGTACGCCGGCCTGCTGCAGCAGCGGCTGGAGGGCGCCGCCGCCCCGGCGGCCGCGAGCGCCCGCGAGCGCTGA
- a CDS encoding GNAT family N-acetyltransferase, which yields MRLRPTMLSDLEFVIGVEQDAQNRPFITPWERTQHEGAVRFPDFRHFIVEAGPDFASAGFIILQGCRNPHHSVELKRIVLQPKGQGLGRDCVRLLKRMAFRDLKAHRFWLDVKSANIRALALYASEGFVEEGRLRESVRLDDGRWESLIVMSLLDREFDARRDAGAELSE from the coding sequence GTGAGGCTGCGGCCGACCATGCTGTCCGACCTCGAGTTCGTCATCGGCGTGGAGCAGGACGCGCAGAACCGCCCCTTCATCACCCCATGGGAGCGGACGCAGCACGAAGGTGCGGTACGCTTCCCGGACTTTCGGCACTTCATCGTCGAGGCCGGCCCGGATTTCGCTTCGGCCGGTTTCATCATCCTGCAGGGCTGCCGCAACCCGCACCACAGCGTGGAGCTCAAGCGCATCGTCCTGCAGCCGAAAGGACAGGGTCTGGGCCGCGACTGCGTGCGCCTGCTCAAGCGCATGGCCTTCCGCGACCTCAAGGCCCATCGCTTCTGGCTGGACGTCAAGTCGGCCAACATCCGCGCCCTCGCGCTCTATGCCAGCGAGGGTTTTGTCGAGGAAGGCCGCCTGCGCGAAAGCGTGCGGCTGGACGATGGTCGCTGGGAGTCCCTGATCGTGATGAGCCTGCTGGACCGGGAATTCGACGCGCGCCGCGACGCCGGCGCCGAACTGTCCGAATGA
- a CDS encoding toprim domain-containing protein, with protein MPGVTVTLKHEKTNDQQAWLYKGGLRDYLLQSLPADPLIPLFEGERHAGSNETENFAEGEGAAWCVAFTEEGPLLRESYVNLIPTVAGGTHEAGLKDGLFGAVKGFIEMHSLLPKGVKLMPDDVFSRASFVLSAKVLDPQFQGQTKERLNSRDALRLVSTYVKPGLELWLNQHVDFGRKLAELVIKQAQTRQRASQKVEKRKGSGVAVLPGKLTDCESKDITLNELFLVEGDSAGGSAKMGRDKETQAVLPLRGKVLNTWEVDRDRLFANNEIHDIAVALGVDPHGPDANPDLTQLRYGKVCILSDADVDGSHIQVLLLTLFFRHFPKLIERGHLYVAKPPLFRVDAPARGKKPAAKLYALDEGELTAILDKLRKEGAREGSWSISRFKGLGEMSAEQLWETTLAPDTRRLLPVAYGRLDFPATVGAMTKLMGKGEAAARRELMELHGDAVEVDV; from the coding sequence ATGCCGGGCGTGACCGTCACGCTGAAGCACGAGAAGACGAACGACCAGCAGGCGTGGCTGTACAAGGGCGGCCTGCGCGACTACCTGCTGCAGAGCCTGCCCGCCGACCCGCTGATCCCGCTGTTCGAGGGCGAGCGCCACGCCGGCAGCAACGAGACCGAGAACTTCGCCGAGGGCGAGGGCGCCGCCTGGTGCGTGGCCTTCACCGAGGAAGGCCCGCTGCTGCGCGAGAGCTACGTCAACCTGATCCCCACGGTGGCCGGCGGCACCCACGAGGCCGGCCTGAAGGACGGCCTGTTCGGTGCGGTCAAGGGCTTCATCGAGATGCACTCGCTGCTGCCCAAGGGCGTCAAGCTGATGCCCGACGACGTGTTCTCGCGCGCCAGCTTCGTGCTGTCGGCCAAGGTGCTGGACCCGCAGTTCCAGGGCCAGACCAAGGAGCGGCTGAACTCGCGCGACGCGTTGCGGCTGGTCTCCACCTACGTCAAGCCGGGCCTCGAGCTGTGGCTGAACCAGCACGTGGACTTCGGCCGCAAGCTGGCCGAGCTGGTCATCAAGCAGGCGCAGACGCGGCAGCGCGCCAGCCAGAAGGTGGAGAAGCGCAAGGGCTCGGGCGTGGCCGTGCTGCCCGGCAAGCTGACCGACTGCGAGAGCAAGGACATCACCCTCAACGAGCTGTTCCTGGTCGAGGGCGACTCGGCCGGCGGCTCGGCCAAGATGGGCCGCGACAAGGAGACCCAGGCGGTGCTGCCGCTGCGCGGCAAGGTGCTCAACACCTGGGAGGTCGACCGCGACCGGCTGTTCGCCAACAACGAGATCCACGACATCGCGGTGGCGCTCGGCGTGGACCCGCACGGCCCCGACGCTAACCCCGACCTGACGCAGCTGCGCTACGGCAAGGTCTGCATCCTCAGCGACGCGGACGTCGACGGCTCGCACATCCAGGTGCTGCTGCTGACCCTGTTCTTCCGCCACTTCCCCAAGCTGATCGAGCGCGGCCACCTGTACGTGGCCAAGCCGCCGCTGTTCCGCGTCGACGCGCCGGCGCGCGGCAAGAAGCCGGCGGCCAAGCTCTATGCGCTGGACGAGGGCGAGCTCACCGCCATCCTCGACAAGCTGCGCAAGGAGGGCGCCCGCGAGGGCTCGTGGAGCATCAGCCGCTTCAAGGGCCTGGGCGAGATGAGCGCCGAGCAGCTGTGGGAGACCACGCTGGCGCCCGACACCCGTCGCCTGCTGCCGGTGGCCTACGGCCGGCTCGACTTTCCCGCCACCGTCGGCGCCATGACCAAGCTGATGGGCAAGGGCGAGGCGGCCGCCCGCCGCGAGCTGATGGAACTGCACGGCGACGCCGTCGAGGTGGACGTTTGA
- a CDS encoding MFS transporter, which produces MSALTATPPRLSMTQVLLCGAAVVTLSMGIRHGFGLFLQPITTDRGWTREAFAFALAVQNLAWGLAGPVAGMVADRWGAYRVLLVCGVLYALGLAGMALSASTLGFLGSAGLLIGLAQSGCTYAVIYGVIGRNVAPEKRSWAMGIAAAAGSFGQFLMVPVENGLISAFGWQDALLILGACSLAILPLAFGLREPGLDGAARRGGQSVTAAVREAFAYPSFLLLTAGYFVCGFQVVFIGVHLPSYLKDNGLSPQVATVALALIGLFNVFGTFAAGLLGQRLAKRHILAGIYLARAVVIVIFLWLPLSPATVYVFAAVMGLLWLSTVPPTNAAIAQIFGVQYLSMLGGFVFLSHQVGSFLGVWLGGRLYDATGSYDVVWWIAVALGIFAALVNLPVRETPIDRSVRPAMA; this is translated from the coding sequence ATGAGCGCCCTGACCGCCACGCCGCCCCGCCTGTCGATGACCCAGGTGCTGCTCTGCGGCGCCGCGGTGGTGACGCTGTCGATGGGCATCCGCCACGGCTTCGGCCTGTTCCTGCAGCCGATCACCACCGACCGCGGCTGGACGCGCGAGGCCTTCGCCTTCGCGCTCGCGGTGCAGAACCTGGCCTGGGGCCTGGCCGGCCCGGTGGCCGGCATGGTGGCCGACCGCTGGGGCGCCTACCGCGTGCTGCTGGTGTGCGGCGTGCTGTACGCGCTGGGCCTGGCCGGCATGGCGCTGTCGGCGTCGACGCTGGGCTTCCTCGGCTCGGCCGGGCTGCTCATCGGCCTGGCGCAGTCGGGCTGCACCTATGCGGTGATCTACGGCGTCATCGGCCGCAACGTGGCGCCGGAGAAGCGCTCCTGGGCGATGGGCATTGCCGCGGCGGCCGGCTCCTTCGGCCAGTTCCTGATGGTGCCGGTGGAAAACGGCCTGATCAGCGCCTTCGGCTGGCAGGACGCGCTGCTCATCCTCGGCGCCTGCAGCCTGGCGATCCTGCCGCTGGCGTTCGGCCTGCGCGAGCCCGGACTCGACGGCGCGGCCCGGCGAGGCGGCCAGAGCGTGACGGCGGCGGTGCGCGAGGCCTTCGCCTACCCCAGCTTCCTGCTGCTCACGGCCGGCTACTTCGTCTGCGGCTTCCAGGTGGTCTTCATCGGCGTGCACCTGCCCAGCTACCTGAAGGACAACGGGCTGTCGCCGCAGGTGGCGACGGTCGCGCTGGCACTGATCGGCCTGTTCAACGTCTTCGGCACCTTCGCCGCCGGCCTGCTGGGCCAGCGCCTGGCCAAGCGCCACATCCTGGCCGGCATCTACCTGGCGCGCGCGGTGGTCATCGTGATCTTCCTGTGGCTGCCGCTGTCGCCGGCCACGGTCTACGTCTTCGCCGCGGTGATGGGCTTGCTCTGGCTGTCCACCGTGCCGCCGACCAACGCCGCCATCGCGCAGATCTTCGGCGTGCAGTACCTGTCGATGCTGGGCGGCTTCGTCTTCCTCAGCCACCAGGTGGGCAGCTTCCTCGGCGTCTGGCTGGGCGGGCGGCTGTACGACGCCACGGGCAGCTACGACGTCGTGTGGTGGATCGCGGTGGCGCTGGGCATCTTCGCCGCGCTGGTCAACCTGCCGGTGCGCGAGACGCCGATCGACCGGTCGGTGCGCCCGGCGATGGCCTGA